TTGATTTTGACTATCTTACTGTATTGCCCTGTTACTGAGAGCCTATTGGACAATGACTCTCTATATTTGCACTTTAGGATTTCTGTAATGCACATTTTGAATTTTATGGTAGATCTTTAAAAACTGTAATTCTGCCCTAGAACTCACTTGATGCTGTGTTGTGCCTTACCTCAGGACAGTTTGCACATGAAATGAGGTTTAccaccacccccaacccatccACCCGGGGGGACGTGCTAATGAGGTGTAATTTGGTATGTAGCAATTTAGGCGTTCTCCAGTGCCCACAGTAGTAACTAGTGACAGTGATGTATGGATAGCAGGGATTTAATCTGCTTCAGGAACAGTAGTGATGCAGACCTAATACCAATATGAAACTGCAGGTTTCCTAAATGAGGCCCAAGACGGGCAACATGGAGTCCATATTGAACAGTTATTTCGTAAAGATGTGATTGGAACTTACACTGAGTGAATTATTTCTGGTGTAGTACTCCATTTCAGTTCTTCCTTTAGACTGTCATGGAGAGACTCTCTTTATGGTAACAAGACTGTTTTCTCTCAGTCACACATGTCTCATACAGGCcaaggacaaacagaagcagggctaGGTTCAATAAATTGTATTGAATCATcttcattctatgtaaaaaggcatgtattgtgattatgaggatgataaaacataatagaaGTAAAGCAGTGACAAGCAAATTCAAAcgtaggaaaagtcccaccatactgtcacaataatgGTTCTAGAATCCCTGCCTGCACTACTAATATTCTATACAGGAGCAcagcagtgtaagccctaatctgctcATCAGCCCCCCAGAAGGAatccatcccccatacctgtggtTCTAGGCAAAGAAGAGGTCTGCAGGTCTACTGAGAATCCTCCTACATATAGACAGAGGAGGTGTCAGATCTTGGCAGAAATTCCAGTGTTGGCATGCAGCTCACAATAGCAACTGGCTGGAAATCCCCTTTAATGTAAAGAGGGcactgaggtgttttataataaaacatcagatGTAATAATAAACTGCCCTGACTTGACAACatgtatatttctgtgtataaaaGTTAGGGACATGATGAACTCTTTGTACCGGCAATAACGAATAAGCTTATCATAGTCAGCCTTggcgaaagcacagagtgaatctCATGCAAGAAAAGAATAACATAGTTCTTCGTGGAGGAACAACTGAtagaataataaaataataataataaaataaaagcatCTCCACTAAACGGAGCCCTTGctcaaataataaaatgaataaaacaacaTGTATCTAGataaaagggcacaagctgcagggctAAGCTAAAAAAGGCTAAAATAATGTGCTCGTATGCTAGCTAAAGCAGCCTTACAACATGACCTTCTTTTGGTGAGATTGCTATTCAGTTTCCTGTTACATACCTTGCAATAGCATTGGGAGTATCTTTGCAAGTGCCATAGTGTTAAAACACCCCTGGCCGCCTGTCTGTGAAtgggcttttttcattttttgataaTGCTGTCAATCACGATCCACTATGTTGCTTGGGTTGTCAGATAGGTTACCATTTTGTTTGTTATAATTTATTAGGAAAACTATTTTTCACCATTACTCAAGAGTAAATATGTTTTTGGCCCTTTGCTGCTCACAATATTTTCATTAGCTGCAAATACTGTATTTGTCAGGTAACTACAGGTACCGGAAGAAAATATGTGTTAAGTTAACTGGGAAATATTTCAGGCATTTCCAGACCACAGTAAATTTGGGTGTTCAAGGTTCATACTAGTTTTCAAACACTACCTTTAACAGACTCCTGAGGCAGCACAGCTATTCAGAGTGCCAGTTCTGGAACAGTAGAGCAGGCCTCCAACTTCTACATATCTTACTTTAGTGTTTCAGAAAGGAAGAGCAGGATCTCAGATACTAAAGATGCTAAATGTCTGTTTGATATACGAGATATCCCTTGCGCTATACAGATGCTACAGGTCTGTTTATTATTGGGGCCAGATCTTTGATTACACAGAGATATTACATGTCTAGTAAAGAGCATACTCTGGTTGAAAAGTTGTAACAGGTGTGCACCTCAAATAGCAGTACTGTTCCTCCTGTTAAGGAGATGTAATCTGTGTGCATAACGGGAGACAGCATACCTGCTGCTCATATTGTACAGGTGATACTAGCAAGAACATCAATCTGCCTTGGACAGCTCACATATGTTAGTTCTCTCTAAGATTTCTAGATTAGTATTTACAGATGTGCTTCATATTAACCTGCCTCTCAAATTACTAGATGGGCTGCATTCATATTAAAGACAGGAGCTGCCCTTTATATTATACAGATGCTACAAGTGTGTGACTCTCCCAGATTACGGagacatttggtatcaaacattgctatggttaaagatataggccctcattaagaccttgGCGGAATATACCGCCTTCCACcccggtgacggccaccaaaagaccgtcaccgcggctaccagccatccgctcaatcatgaccacagccggatttccaccagaaggatggcggaaatccgactgtggccatgccggtggattgcggtaaggtggtgctgctgccagcagcagtgccaagcCAGTAGATCGCCACCGgccatattatgagaataatacggcctggctgtgttctgctggcagacactgctgctggcagcagcgccttgtccccatctcctgccagaggaccccctgaatcaGGGTAAGTAGGTGCtccgaagggggtgggggtgttgtgtgtgtgtgtgtggggggggttgcgtgttgtatgtgtgtgaatatatggggggttgtgtttgtgtatgttgagttgtgtgaatgcgtgtatgtatgtgtgtgtggatgtgtgtttcttgtgaatggatgtatgcaagcgtggatgaatgttggaatgggtgtgtgtatgcttgtgtgcatgtgtgaagggaggggtgtgtatgagggggggtttggagaggaagggaggttggggggaaacctggggaagagggtggggaagacccctatcagcctcagggaagggattccctgtcactgatagtgcctaccgccatggttttcatgtcgGTAAggatgccaagaaaaccatggtggtaggtggggtcataatcccgcagggtggcaagtgacggccgctgggctggagattgaagtctccagcacggaggtcgttaccgctgtgggagtcggtgtggtacattaccgccaatgtcataatatggaggaaagtaccgccagcctgttggcagtactttcctccatattaacgccgaccaccggggtcataatgacccccatagtgtgtgtgcAGCTCACACTGGAACACCGACCCTGCGATAAAACATCCTACAGATGTGCACATCAGACAGCATAGTTATCCTTCTGTTGGATAGGTGACATAGGCATGCACCTCGAAAAGCAATCTGACACGAGAATTGCAAGATATGTTGCAGGCACTGACCACAGACTGCAGATTCATGTACTAGGCTACATTGATGAGGCGTGTTATACAGGCAGCAAACATCCCTGTAGACATCTCAGACATCTCAGACATCAAAGTTATGCCTACATTtcacagatgggatatccatcatgtttgtgatggagtatcccatccgccaaggtcataatcaggcactATGTCACTCATCTACCAAGTCTGTTGGGGAGAATTTACAGAACTGGATCTTTCAGGACTATTGTGGGTTATTTATCTGGTCCTTCATCTTTCAGAATTTTGTCCTGTGCCAACTTTCATTGTCCTTGCTTTTTCATCTTTACAATTAGTGCTGAAATGTACATCACCAAGTGTTCTTTACCCCCTTTCATTATGActgttgtttaattttattttcctaAGATGTATTCCTGTAAAATCAAATAACTCTGTGCTGCGTTTGGCCGTATCACAATTTATTTCTGCAGGTTGATATTTCTAGCAACTGACCTGTACCCAGAAGTACTGACACATGTCTGTGTTTTTGCATTCAAAATATGTGAACAATCTCCATTTTCCCTGTATTTTTATTAGACTAATTTGATTGTGGTCATTACCTTATTGCAACACGAAACGAATTCCATTCCTGAAGGGTCTATTATACATTAGCACAACTATATCTTTGACAATATTGTTAATCAAGAAACCCACCATCGAGGTAGGTTTTCAGTCCATTTGGTAGGCATCAACGTCTAAACCCTTAACCGACGGCATTATGCTGATTACAATTATAGTTTTGTCATTATCTACATGAGTATCTCCAATGTAATATGTATTTTCTTCCTTCTAGGTGTACCTGCTCTCCTTCACTGGACAGATGATGGCTTCAGCATGTGTTTCGGAGTTAACCACCTGGGTCCATTTCTGCTCACACACCTCCTTATGGGTCTTCTTAAAAGCTCAACACCAAGCCGCATTATAACCATCACCTCTGATGTTTATAAGTATCAAAAGCTGGACTTCCAAGACCTGAACTACAACATTGTGCCCATTTTCACTTATTGCCGGAGCAAACTTGCAAACATATACTTCACTCAAGAAGTCTCTAGACAGATGGAAGGAACGGGTGTAACAGCATATGCAGTTCATCCAGGTTTGTTAAAtacttttcagtatttttttagtaTCAAAATTATATTTGTAAGCTAGCATGAGAATCTGAGCAAATCAGTGTTTGGCAGAGAAGGAATTGTAGCACTATTATGAGCCTTCCTTTGCAGGACTTTTAATCTAATTACTCGAAAATATCACATTAATGTAACACAGACCCTGCAACACGTCTGCGTTGCTAAAGCAAAGCTGAGTAATGTAGAGACTGATTTAAATACATTCCCAACTGGTTCAGTGCCCCTTGACAAATGAGTTGGAGATCTGAGAGCAGTTATGAGTTGGTaggtttccaatgaaaacagacaaCACCATGGGTGGCAGtacttggttaaaaaaaacaatacatttgccGTAGATCAACCGTACAGCAGACGTGAATTAACTAATAATACCGTCATTCTTGAGTGTTAAATCATAGTGCTAAACCATAGACTCAAGATACCAGTAATAACAGTGTTGTTGACAGTGACATTTTACATGTGTTTGTGCTGCACTTGCATCgtgaaaaaatgtatttgacatCTAACAACTTTTACCCTTTTGATGCATCTGAATAATTTGTTGCCAAGTGTCGTGTAGCTTGATAATGAGAGACTAAACATATGGGTTGTcccaaaagtgtgtttcccattcatAATCCCATACGTAGTATTGTTTCCTGCTACTGCATCAATCTCTGGACTAGTGACTTCGACTGTGATAAGTAGATCAAGCATATGCCAGGGAGGCACCTTTGCTCAGTGTAATGCATATAGGTACAGTACCATCTTAtaaatgaggaaaaaaaaataGTGCCATCTTAACAGTTGGAACCAGTACAAGAACAAACATTTGAATGGGTAATTTaatctggctggctaacacaaaaaATCTGTTTGCCATTGCTGCATTTGAGAAGCAAAAGAGATTGTTAAACTTGTGATATCTGACTGAACTGAGAGAATAGAATATCTTGCCTTTAATGCCATACCAAGGTTCAAGAATCGGCTGTGTTCTCTTCTGAGCTCACCCTACAAAACTATGATGTGCGGACATAGTTACCACACTAAATCTGAGTGCGATAGGTTAACTGGAAAAAATAGATAATGCATGGCTTCAGTGGCCAAggttagagaaatgttttgccaGTAGGTTCCGCAGCAAATGCCCTTTGGTCCCTCACATGCAGGGGTAGGCTCATATGACCACTGTTAATATTGTGTTATTTGACGAGAATACAGGAGGGGACAGTATAAGCTTGCACTCTATTAAATCCCTAAAGTCCTTGGCCTATGTGACTGGTGGTGGCATAGCCCATGGCAGAGAGGAGAAATATTAGCAGACCAAAATAGAATGGGGCTTTTAACACTGTAATCTCTGTTTTTGCACTTTTCTGTCTTGGTATTCATAATTAACCCAAGCCTGGGATAAAGACATGGCCACTATGAAGGACCTGTTAATCAAAAAGGAAAGTTCTGATCCAGGCTAGTGCTTAACCACTGAGGCTGGCTTAATGGAGCCAGTAGGTTAGGACTGTACGGTCAATTGTGTAGAAGGCTACTAACAGATTGAGTTACCATAGGCCCCCAACCCTGTTGATATTGATTTATATCTTAAGGTTTTACTGTATGGTTGTAAGGACCACTGCAAATTCTTTCAGTTCAATAAAATATGGTCTGAAAGTTTGAATTTGATGTTAATCATTTACTCTTTGCATGTGGAAAATGGCTAAATGCAGCAAATTGAATATTGGCTAATAAGTGGGCATATCAAACAGTTCTATCTAGAGCTGCAGTCATTCTTGTGAAGTTTTTGCATTAAGCAACAGTTGCTCACGAGAGGATAAAGCAAGCTCCTGTTGGTTCAGGTATTTGCATGAGTTGAACAAGATCTCTGAAGGCCTGTCCTAACTAAATATTGGTGAGGGATCTGCATGACTTGTTCTTGTGAACTAATGGGGCGTTTGATGTAAATTAAAACAGTGGGGGTTGTTTCTACACAGTGTTAATCAGTGAAGCCTTTGTGGTATTTGGCATGGTGGGCAACATTATATTGTGTGTCTAGTTTAGTTTTGTGCTGGTTTGTTGTACATGTTGATAGATTTTTGGGGGTAAAAAAGCTAGTCGCAGGGGCATTGTGAACGGTTTGGCACTTTAGGGTTTGTAGAATTTGAGATGTGATTCAAATGCAGGAGCTGAAACTATTCCTTCTGTGTTGAGATGGGTGACCCAATTTGTCATGCAAAGTAGTTGAGGTGCTTATTATGATTCTGTTAGTGCATTTGTTTTGTGCATGATTTCGTTGTGAATAATGGAAGCATTTGACTTGCATTTCCTATCCactgttaatttattttttgtgcattCTGAGGTTGTTGGTGAAAACCTATTTCTGTTCTCTATGTAGGGTGTTTTTGCTTTGTTTCTCAGATTAGTAACCAGTTTTCTGGCAAGGTATAAGGTAATAGAGAGGTGCTAGATTGAGAGCCACTCCTAATTCTGAAATTAGATTTCCAAGAGTGCTCAGTAGTGTATTATTTTGATGGAGggcaacccaaaaccttgatgcaATAAAAATAGTCTAAAATGTAATGGCTCCAAAACAAATATTTTGTTCAAATGAGGACTCTGTGACATAAAGATAATTGATTACATGTTGTTCTACTGCGTTCATGGGAAGACGGTGTTCCAACCAAACGTCAGAGTCCTTGGCACATTCTGTGACACCGACCTCAACCTAAACTCCAAATTGGAACAGTAATTAATGTCTCAAAGCACCACTCCTTTATAGTAAAGGCCGATTCAACTTCCATTTTGACTACTGCAAATTCCTCTACATTGGTTGATTGTCCAACCAAATCAGACTCCAGAAAGCCCAAAATGCTGTAGTACTCTTTATCATCCCAAAACATCATACAGCATGGCAGATCCATCACCTGCCGAAGGTTAAAAGCAAAGTAACCTTACAATACGCTTCCTCACCTTGAAATTCTTTAAAGGCTTATCACCAACATACCTACAAATCAAAAAAGGCGCTCCTCCTCTCGACTGCTCTCAAGCTCCAAGCAGTCCAAAAAGAAACCATAGCATCTGCTTCTTTGgatattaggcttaaagtcaatgacgCTGGGCGTGGGGTAGGGGTGGTAACAATGCATGAGTTTTTTAGCcaacagtagctcacaatgattttcaccaaTCAGAAGTAGCTGTCAGTACAGAAAAGGTTGGATACCCCGGTGTATCACCAGAAACGTCTCGGATGCCTCTCTCATAAGCACCTAGAATCAATTCAGTTATCcatttaaagaaatgttttaaaataaattgatCAATAGTGGGGGCAGTTTTTCACAGATCAATCTGGCACTCAGGGAGCTCCAGTGGCTTTCTTTACCTGTCGCCTTTGAGTTAATAGGTGCTTCCATCATGTTGGAAGCCGTATGACTTGGCCCTACTTCCTGCCACCCAAGAAAGCTTAAAAGGTCAGGGTGGGAACTAAATGTTCACATCTCCCAATTCTTGATTCGGTAAATGTTCAGACTAAGAAAGAGAAAACACATAATCAAGCTTTTAATTCGTTTAGTCCATACCTCATGAATACTGTCACAAAGATTTAAACCTCTCCTCTTCCTTATTGCTTCAGGAATGTACCTTGTCTTTCTATAGAGAACAATATCTGTTTGTTGGAGACCTCATGTTAGTAATACCGTAATACATAGTACAACATACGCACACAGTACAGAGACAGGGCTTTTGGTCACCACTTTTCAACTATTTGCTGTTGACATTCTTTAAGCCTTAACATTGGTTCAGTGGGCTGTCCTTAAAGTCATGTATATTCAACAAGGACAATTCTGTCTGACCACACGAGAGGGGTTATCTGTCTATCTGAACACGTCACAGGAGACGAATTCAAAATGAGAGACTTTGTCTCTGAGTTAGAGGCCTCCACCATCTACTCAACAACATAATTTACATACTATGCATACAACTTAATGTCCTGGCATTTCATAAGGTTATATGACTGCCATTATTTAACATATTAGTGCAAGTCACCTCCCaccttgtgccatatttaattCTGTTGAAACTTCACTTCCTAATTGTTCTCAAGCTACTCGAACAAATAGATGTGTCAGATATGTCATGGTGTTCCCATGCTTAGTTTATTTTTCTGTCAGTTTTTTTCATTCGTAGAAAAAAAGACCCTTTGCAGATGCAAGAGGGGGCCCTGATAGCTTGACGCCCACCACCATTCTGGCCACCAATGCTAGTTCTTCTGGGCCTGTTCTTCATAAAGTGGTGCTTTGAGTCTTACTGTGATGTACAAACCTAATTCAGCAAGCCAGTTAACATTAAGTAAATCGATCTTACATATGCACTGATGTTTATACTGTTCAGCGGGAGTTTTAATAtctcttgttttcttttatttaggtTATGTAGTTGGAGACTGGACATCACAATTCTCCGTGCTTTTCCGCATTGTGATGTACGTGTTTGTGTCCATGTTCTTTATTTCGTGTGAAGCGGGGGCTCAGACTGTGATACACTGTGCTGTGTCCGATGAGGTGCTTGCTCATAATGGTGGATATTTTTCAGACTGTCAGCCCAGAAAACTCCGTCCTCACGCCCATGATGCTGGCATTGCTAAGAAGCTTTGGGAAGCAAGTGAGGGGCTGGTTGGGCTGACATCACACAGAGACAACTAAAACACTAGTGGCATAGAAATGATGTAACGAGACAAGTGCAGTAGCTAAGAAGAGCAGAAATTGTGACATGTGGACTGCACGGACATTGAGTTCCTTTGATGCGCAACAAAAAAAGTGGTGAATTTACTCCTGCTTGGCTTTTCAATGTATCATTCAAGAGCTCGCACCGTGAATGTAGGGGGACTGCATGTCACTGGTGCAGACACAGCggaagaaaaattaaaaaacaccaaaaagtGTCACCCATAACCGTCAGGTGAGACACAGGCAGTCACTCGCTGCCCCACCGACCCACATCAGCGGGTGGAATGCAGGCAACACTTGCCCTAATGGTCAGCATTTGGTATTCCAAATTAATTTGAAAGAATATATCAGCAGTACTGTTGTCTATCCTATAATAAAATGCTACTGCCTCTAAAAATCTATGTCTGGCtaaatgtttatttacaattgttcaCGAATTGAAGTTGAGAGCTCATTTGGCGCTGGAAACCGAATACGCTATTAATATATCCATTGAAGGCCACTTCAGAGCATGCCACCCACACCAGGCGATGAGTCAGAAACGAAGCACAAATGAAAAAATACGGAAAAGTACAAGCTTGTGTAGTCGAGTATTTCTCATTAAACAGAAAAAGCGTCTAGGTCTTTTCAAAGAagctttttgtgcttttttattttacatttactgaAATACTGAGTCATTGTCATTCACACGAACAAGAAAAATAGTGAATCTGAGCATCGGGTCTTGCCAGTAACATCAGCGAATAGACTGATGAAGGTTTAGTAATATAACTCTAATCATCATCTAGTTATCTGTGCTTCTTTCATCCCACGGAAGAAGCATCGGTTGCCAATGCAAATGAATGAAAATACTATAAGGGAAACACATAGAGTAATTCCGAGAGGTGAGGAAGAGTTAACCATTTCAGACTCCAATTTTAGGAAGCACGGGCCGTTTTCAACATACAGTTTTCTTTTACTTTGAATCGTTCTTTATTTCTCATACTGCC
The Pleurodeles waltl isolate 20211129_DDA chromosome 11, aPleWal1.hap1.20221129, whole genome shotgun sequence genome window above contains:
- the LOC138266196 gene encoding retinol dehydrogenase 12-like, producing MYALVGVLLALLCVLLLRRLKARRLCMDIKRLDGKTVLITGGSSGIGKETAIALARRGARLIITCHDELKGESAVRLIQKESHNLNVHFMMLNMANLQSIRNFCKTFIHNEKRLDILINNDGVPALLHWTDDGFSMCFGVNHLGPFLLTHLLMGLLKSSTPSRIITITSDVYKYQKLDFQDLNYNIVPIFTYCRSKLANIYFTQEVSRQMEGTGVTAYAVHPGYVVGDWTSQFSVLFRIVMYVFVSMFFISCEAGAQTVIHCAVSDEVLAHNGGYFSDCQPRKLRPHAHDAGIAKKLWEASEGLVGLTSHRDN